From Symphalangus syndactylus isolate Jambi chromosome 17, NHGRI_mSymSyn1-v2.1_pri, whole genome shotgun sequence, one genomic window encodes:
- the ECH1 gene encoding delta(3,5)-Delta(2,4)-dienoyl-CoA isomerase, mitochondrial — MAAGIVASRGLRDLLTRRLTASNYPGLSITLRLTGSSAQEEASGVALGEAPDHSYESLRVTSAQKHVLHVQLNRPNKRNAMNKVFWREMVECFNKISRDADCRAVVISGAGKMFTAGIDLMDMASDILQPEGDDVARISWYLRDIITRYQETFNVIEKCPKPVIAAVHGGCIGGGVDLVTACDIRYCAQDAFFQVKEVDVGLAADVGTLQRLPKVIGNQSLVNELAFTARKMMADEALGSGLVSRVFPDKEVMLDAALALAAEISSKSPVAVQSTKVNLLYSRDHSVAESLNYVASWNMSMLQTQDLMKSVQATTENKELKSVTFSKL; from the exons ATGGCGGCGGGGATAGTGGCTTCTCGCGGACTCCGCGACCTACTGACCCGAC GACTGACAGCCTCCAACTACCCGGGACTCAGTATTACCCTTCGCCTCACTGGCTCCTCTGCACAGGAGGAGGCTTCCGGAGTAGCCCTCGGTGAAGCCCCAGATCACAGCTATGAGTCCCTTCGTGTGACGTCGGCGCAGAAACATGTTCTGCATGTCCAGCTCAACCGGCCCAACAAGAGGAATGCCATGAACAAGGTCTTCTGGAG AGAGATGGTAGAGTGCTTCAACAAGATTTCGAGAGACGCTGACTGTCGGGCGGTGGTGATCTCTGGTGCAGGAAAAATGTTCACTGCAG GTATTGACCTGATGGACATGGCTTCGGACATCCTGCAGCCCGAAGGAGATGATGTGGCCCGGATCAGCTGGTACCTCCGTGATATCATCACTCGATACCAGGAGACATTCAACGTCATCGAGAAG TGCCCCAAGCCCGTGATTGCTGCCGTCCACGGGGGCTGCATTGGTGGAG gtGTGGACCTCGTCACCGCCTGTGACATCCGGTACTGTGCCCAGGATGCCTTCTTCCAGGTGAAG GAGGTGGACGTGGGTTTGGCTGCCGATGTAGGAACACTGCAGCGCCTGCCCAAGGTCATCGGGAACCAGAG CCTGGTCAATGAGCTGGCCTTCACCGCCCGCAAGATGATGGCTGACGAGGCCCTGGGCAGCGGGCTGGTCAG CCGGGTGTTCCCAGACAAGGAGGTCATGCTCGATGCTGCCTTAGCGCTGGCAGCCGAGATTTCCAGCAAGAGCCCCGTGGCGGTGCAGAGCACCAAGGTCAACCTGCTCTATTCCCGTGACCATTCGGTGGCTGAGAGCCTCAACTACGTG GCGTCCTGGAACATGAGCATGCTGCAGACCCAGGACCTCATGAAGTCGGTCCAGGCCACGACTGAGAACAAGGAACTGAAAAGCGTCACCTTCTCCAAGCTCTGA